ACGACTTCAAGGCGGTGATCGCCTATCTCGAGGGGCTCGACCATGCCCCCGACGACCTGATCTCCAAGGTGTTCCCCTTCAAGGACGCCGACAAGGCCCTGCCCTATTGGACAGAAGCCCGCGCCTCGACGCTGAAGATCCTGATCGAGTGCTGAGGGCGAGGACATCATCATGAACAGCATCGACGCATCCGCCCTCAACGGCCGCCCCCGGCCGCGAACCCGCATCCTGCAATGGGGCGAAGGCAACTTCCTGCGCGCCTTCGTCGACTGGAAGATCGACCGCATGAACGAGGCCGGCGGCCTCGACTGGGGCGTCGTCATCGTCCGGCCGATCGCCGAGGGCAACCCGCACTGGCTGAACGAGCAGGACGGGCTCTACACCGTGCTGTCGCGCGGCGTCGCCGACGACGGCTCCAAGGTGTCGGAAGCCCGCGTCGTCGGCTCGGTCTTGAAGGAGATCGGCGCCCACCAGCACTGGACCGAGGTGCTGGCTCTCGCCCGCGATCCGGAGATCACCGTCGTCATCTCCAACACCACCGACGCCGGCATCGCCTATGTGCCGACGGTCAAGTACGCCGACGCCCCGCAGGCCTCCTTCCCGGGCAAGATGACGCGCCTCCTGCACGAGCGCTGGAAAGCCTTCGGCGGCAAGCCTGATGCCGGCTGGCAGATGATCGCCTGCGAGCTGATCGACCACAATGGCGACGAACTCCGCCGCATCGTGCTGCGCCACGCCGAGGAGTGGGGGCTGGAGGCCGCCTTCATCGCCTGGGTGAAGGAGGCCAACGCCTTCTACAACACGCTGGTCGACCGCATCGTGCCGGGCTACCCACGCGCCGATGCCGAGGCGATCGAGCGGGAGCTCGGTTACACCGACCGCTTCATGACCACCGGCGAGCTGTTCCACTTCTTCGTCATCGAGCGCCAGCCCGGCCAGCCGGAGCTGCGCCTGCCGCTGGCCACCCACGATCCCGACACCATCGTCGTGCCCGACGCCACGCCCTACAAGGCGCGCAAGGTGGCGATCCTCAACGGCGCCCACACCGCGCTCTGCGCCCTGAGCCTGATCTCCGGCGTTGCGACGGTGGGCGAGGCGGTGACCACCAAGGTGGGGGCGAAGTTCCTCGACCGGCTGCTCAACGAGGAGGTCATCCCCTTCCTGAGCCTGCCCCGGGACGAACTGCAAGCCTTCGCCGATGCGGTGCTGAGGCGCTTTGCCAATCCCTACATCCGCCACCTCTGGTACGACATCTCGCTCAACGGCCTCGTCAAGTACCAGACGCGCGACCTCGACCGGCTCCTCGCCTACATCGACCGCCACGGCAAGCCGGCGCCCTTGATGACGCTGGCGCTCGCCTCCTGGCTGGTGTTCTACCTCGGCCGCTTCAACGGTTCGGAGGCCTATCCGCCGCGCGACAGTGCCGACATCATCGCCAGGGTCAAGGCGATCGGCGCGCTCGACGACGGCACTCCCAAGGGTCGCGAGGCGATGGTTGCGGCCTATCTCGGCGAGAGCGCCTTCTGGGGCCGGTCGATCGACACGCCGGCGCTCAGGACAGCCGTCCTCGCCGACGTCGCCGACCTCACCGCCGCACCGATGAGCATCGAGCGGCTGGGCCAGCTGATCGACGCCCGCTGAACGAGCCTATCTGATGGGGCGATGCCCTGTCCCCATATGTCAAAGACCGGCGCTGTCGTGGCGCCGGTTCCCTTGCCTCAGACTTCAGGATGAGAGCCATGCCGCGCGTTCTCAAGATCCACCCCGATGACAGCGTCGCCGTCGCCCTCGAACCGCTCGCCAAGGGCACCGACATCCCCGCCTTCGGTCTCACGCTCCGCGACGACGTGCCGCAGGCGCACAAGTTCGCCCTGAAGGACATCGCCGCCGGCGACAAGGTGATCAAATACGGCGCGGTGATCGGCCTTGCCCGCGAGACGGTTCCCAAGGGCGCGCATGTCCACGTCCACAATCTCAAGACCGCGCTCGGCGACATCCTCGACTATCAATACGCCGGCAATGTCTCGGCCCGCCCCCAGAACGGCGGCCCGGTGCCGACGATATCGGCCTACGAGCGAGTGA
Above is a window of Pleomorphomonas sp. T1.2MG-36 DNA encoding:
- a CDS encoding tagaturonate reductase, yielding MNSIDASALNGRPRPRTRILQWGEGNFLRAFVDWKIDRMNEAGGLDWGVVIVRPIAEGNPHWLNEQDGLYTVLSRGVADDGSKVSEARVVGSVLKEIGAHQHWTEVLALARDPEITVVISNTTDAGIAYVPTVKYADAPQASFPGKMTRLLHERWKAFGGKPDAGWQMIACELIDHNGDELRRIVLRHAEEWGLEAAFIAWVKEANAFYNTLVDRIVPGYPRADAEAIERELGYTDRFMTTGELFHFFVIERQPGQPELRLPLATHDPDTIVVPDATPYKARKVAILNGAHTALCALSLISGVATVGEAVTTKVGAKFLDRLLNEEVIPFLSLPRDELQAFADAVLRRFANPYIRHLWYDISLNGLVKYQTRDLDRLLAYIDRHGKPAPLMTLALASWLVFYLGRFNGSEAYPPRDSADIIARVKAIGALDDGTPKGREAMVAAYLGESAFWGRSIDTPALRTAVLADVADLTAAPMSIERLGQLIDAR